One window from the genome of Hyperolius riggenbachi isolate aHypRig1 chromosome 6, aHypRig1.pri, whole genome shotgun sequence encodes:
- the PRDX6 gene encoding peroxiredoxin-6 — translation MPGGILLGETFPDFKADTTVGEISFHEYLGDAWGILFSHPRDYTPVCTTELGRAVKLAPEFKKRNVRMIALSIDSVEDHLGWSKDINSYNCDEPTEILPFPIIADPKRELAVKLGMLDPDEKDSTGMPVTARCVFIIGPEKKLKLSILYPATTGRNFDEILRVIDSLQLTATHCVVTPVDWKPGEKVIVPPNVPEEEANKIFTSGVSTKQLPSGKGYLRYTAQPQ, via the exons ATGCCCGGAGGAATATTGCTCGGGGAAACGTTCCCGGATTTCAAAGCCGACACTACAGTTGGCGAAATCAGCTTCCATGAGTACCTGGGCGATGC ATGGGGTATCCTTTTCTCACATCCAAGGGATTATACACCAGTCTGCACCACAGAGCTTGGGCGAGCAGTGAAGCTAGCACCAGAATTCAAGAAACGTAATGTTCGCATGATTGCTCTCTCCATAGACTCTGTGGAAGACCATCTGGGCTGGAGCAAG GACATCAATTCCTATAACTGTGATGAGCCGACAGAGATTCTACCCTTTCCAATTATCGCAGATCCTAAAAGGGAGCTTGCAGTGAAACTGGGTATGTTGGATCCTGATGAGAAGGACAGCACTGGTATGCCAGTCACCGCTCGCTGT GTTTTCATCATTGGCCCAGAGAAGAAACTGAAGTTATCCATCCTGTATCCAGCTACCACTGGCAGAAATTTTGATGAGATCTTGAGGGTGATAGACTCCCTGCAGCTAACTGCAACCCACTGTGTTGTAACCCCTGTAGACTGGAAG CCTGGTGAGAAGGTCATCGTTCCACCAAATGTACCTGAAGAAGAGGCTAACAAGATCTTCACCTCTGGTGTCTCAACCAAACAGCTGCCTTCTGGAAAGGGTTACCTGCGGTACACTGCACAACCACAATAA